One Gallus gallus isolate bGalGal1 chromosome 11, bGalGal1.mat.broiler.GRCg7b, whole genome shotgun sequence DNA window includes the following coding sequences:
- the CDH8 gene encoding cadherin-8 isoform X7, which translates to MSSTSTLTIRVCGCSSDGIVQSCNVEAYVLPIGLSMGALIAILACIILLLVIVVLFVTLRRHKNEPLIIKDDEDVRENIIRYDDEGGGEEDTEAFDIATLQNPDGINGFLPRKDIKPDLQFMPRQGLAPVPNGVDVDEFINVRLHEADNDPTAPPYDSIQIYGYEGRGSAAGSLSSLESSASDSDQNFDYLSEWGPRFKRLGELYSVGESDKET; encoded by the exons ATGAGCAGTACTAGCACTCTTACTATTAGAGTCTGCGGTTGCAGCAGTGACGGTATTGTCCAGTCCTGTAATGTTGAAGCATATGTACTTCCTATTGGACTCAGCATGGGAGCCCTAATTGCAATATTAGCATGCATCATTTTGCTACTAG TCATTGTGGTGCTGTTTGTAACACTAAGAAGACATAAGAATGAGCCCTTAATCAtcaaagatgatgaagatgtGAGAGAAAATATTATTCGCTATGATGATGAAGGAGGTGGAGAAGAAGATACAGAAGCTTTTGACATTGCAACGTTGCAAAATCCAGATGGAATTAATGGATTTTTGCCTCGTAAGGATATTAAACCTGATCTTCAATTTATGCCCAGGCAGGGTCTTGCACCTGTTCCTAATGGTGTTGATGTTGATGAATTTATTAATGTAAGGCTTCATGAAGCCGATAACGATCCCACAGCTCCACCATATGACTCTATCCAGATTTATGGCTATGAAGGAAGAGGCTCAGCTGCTGGTTCCCTTAGTTCATTGGAGTCCTCTGCATCAGACTCAGATCAGAATTTTGACTACCTCAGTGAATGGGGTCCTCGCTTTAAAAGACTTGGAGAACTTTACTCAGTTGGAGAAAGTGACAAAGAAACTTGA
- the CDH8 gene encoding cadherin-8 isoform X6 has protein sequence MNEPARRGPSDNTLSILAKHNGFSRQKQEVYLLPIIISDSGNPPMSSTSTLTIRVCGCSSDGIVQSCNVEAYVLPIGLSMGALIAILACIILLLVIVVLFVTLRRHKNEPLIIKDDEDVRENIIRYDDEGGGEEDTEAFDIATLQNPDGINGFLPRKDIKPDLQFMPRQGLAPVPNGVDVDEFINVRLHEADNDPTAPPYDSIQIYGYEGRGSAAGSLSSLESSASDSDQNFDYLSEWGPRFKRLGELYSVGESDKET, from the exons aTAATACTCTCAGCATTTTGGCAAAGCATAATGGATTCAGTCGGCAGAAACAAGAAGTATACCTACTGCCAATCATAATAAGTGATAGTGGAAATCCTCCCATGAGCAGTACTAGCACTCTTACTATTAGAGTCTGCGGTTGCAGCAGTGACGGTATTGTCCAGTCCTGTAATGTTGAAGCATATGTACTTCCTATTGGACTCAGCATGGGAGCCCTAATTGCAATATTAGCATGCATCATTTTGCTACTAG TCATTGTGGTGCTGTTTGTAACACTAAGAAGACATAAGAATGAGCCCTTAATCAtcaaagatgatgaagatgtGAGAGAAAATATTATTCGCTATGATGATGAAGGAGGTGGAGAAGAAGATACAGAAGCTTTTGACATTGCAACGTTGCAAAATCCAGATGGAATTAATGGATTTTTGCCTCGTAAGGATATTAAACCTGATCTTCAATTTATGCCCAGGCAGGGTCTTGCACCTGTTCCTAATGGTGTTGATGTTGATGAATTTATTAATGTAAGGCTTCATGAAGCCGATAACGATCCCACAGCTCCACCATATGACTCTATCCAGATTTATGGCTATGAAGGAAGAGGCTCAGCTGCTGGTTCCCTTAGTTCATTGGAGTCCTCTGCATCAGACTCAGATCAGAATTTTGACTACCTCAGTGAATGGGGTCCTCGCTTTAAAAGACTTGGAGAACTTTACTCAGTTGGAGAAAGTGACAAAGAAACTTGA